One Malania oleifera isolate guangnan ecotype guangnan chromosome 10, ASM2987363v1, whole genome shotgun sequence genomic region harbors:
- the LOC131166435 gene encoding uncharacterized protein LOC131166435 isoform X7, translating into MISQLPALEMGSDEAAGHKDGETILLQNCSFSAEDTESFEKMGFSSSTCSTHLETIFSPIVEFNDVHWKQDNTGSKKDTAVRQMTIHYNDGDNESSNLSGYQSVLAPCIFDMSVTGSPITAIAQCDEIVKANFSADFEYADAEPSMMIDMAERCMMLPSLEETVETVNTHYSGSCGEFLMNSDDSWFYLLSHQSKPCDQELDVNASAIDSDEVDCFDPQLFIRNFPDLSEGPNWLPALSPRETKKKQITLVLDLDETLVHSSLEPCEDADFTFPVLFDMKEHTVYVRQRPFLRTFLEKVAEMFEIIVFTASQSIYAEQLLDVLDPDKIFFSRRAYRESCIFSDGGYTKDLTVLGVDLAKVAIIDNSPQVFRLQVDNGIPIKSWFDDPSDRALISLLPFLETLVDADDVRPIIAKRFNVKE; encoded by the exons ATGATAAGTCAGCTACCTGCCCTGGAAATGGGATCTGATGAAGCTGCTGGCCATAAGGACGGAGAAACTATCCTTTTACAAAATTGTTCATTTTCTGCTGAGGATACAGAGTCTTTTGAAAAAATG GGGTTTTCATCTTCTACTTGTTCAACACACTTGGAAACAATATTCTCTCCTATTGTAGAATTCAATGATGTCCACTGGAAACAGGATAATACTG GGAGCAAGAAAGACACTGCTGTGCGCCAAATGACAATTCATTACAATGATGGTGACAATGAGAGCAGTAACTTGTCTGGTTATCAAAGTGTTTTAGCTCCTTGTATCTTTGACATGAGTGTCACTGGCTCACCCATCACTGCAATTGCTCAATGCGATGAAATTGTAAAAGCTAATTTCTCTGCTGATTTTGAATATGCTGATGCTGAACCAAGTATGATGATTGATATGGCTGAGAGATGTATGATGTTGCCTTCACTTGAGGAAACAGTGGAAACAGTCAATACCCATTATTCAGGATCATGTGGAGAATTTCTGATGAATTCAGATGATTCATGGTTTTATCTTTTGAGTCATCAGTCAAAACCCTGTGATCAAGAGCTTGATGTCAATGCCAGCGCTATTGATTCTGATGAAGTGGACTGTTTTGATCCACAGCTGTTCATTAGAAATTTTCCTGATCTTTCAGAAGGACCTAATTGGTTGCCTGCATTATCGCCCAGGGAAACGAAGAAAAAGCAGATTACCCTAGTCCTTGATTTGGATG AAACACTTGTTCACTCTTCTCTTGAACCCTGTGAAGATGCAGACTTCACATTCCCAGTTTTATTTGACATGAAAGAGCACACAGTGTATGTACGACAAAGGCCCTTCCTACGGACTTTTTTGGAGAAAGTGGCAGAGATGTTTGAAATTATTGTCTTCACAGCCAGTCAAAGCATCTATGCTGAACAGCTGCTGGATGTCCTGGATcctgataaaatatttttttctcgaCGTGCATATCGGGAATCTTGCATATTTTCAGATGGTGGCTACACCAAAGATTTGACAGTTTTAGGTGTTGACTTGGCCAAAGTTGCTATTATTGATAATTCTCCACAG GTTTTCCGGTTGCAGGTGGATAATGGGATTCCTATTAAGAGTTGGTTTGATGACCCATCAGACCGTGCATTAATTTCATTACTTCCCTTTCTAGAGACTTTGGTTGATGCTGATGATGTTCGTCCCATCATTGCAAAGAGATTCAATGTCAAGGAGtag